In one Lysobacter alkalisoli genomic region, the following are encoded:
- the cyoE gene encoding heme o synthase yields MGAAGQGFAIVAKQYWDLTKPRVVALIVFTALVGMFLAVPGLPPLRESVLGFLGIWLAASSAAAINQLLDSRIDAKMARTAWRPIVVGQITPARALVFALALAALSMAVLVLWVNTITAVLTFASLIGYAIVYTVFLKRATPQNIVIGGIAGAAPPLLGWAAVTGMQGEWDWPHALLLVLIIFVWTPPHFWALAIFRREDYARALVPMLPVTHGVEYTRWQILFYTVLLVVVSVLPVVFGMSGLFYLGGALVLGLVFLGYAWRLMDPPDELYAMKVFNYSIVYLMVLFAFLLVDHWLLPWLRPAAGIGMQPVG; encoded by the coding sequence CTTCGCCATTGTCGCGAAGCAGTACTGGGACCTGACCAAGCCGCGGGTGGTCGCGTTGATCGTGTTCACCGCGCTGGTCGGCATGTTCCTCGCCGTGCCCGGTTTGCCACCGCTGCGCGAATCGGTGCTCGGCTTCCTCGGCATCTGGCTGGCGGCGTCGAGCGCGGCGGCGATCAACCAGCTGCTCGACTCGCGCATCGACGCCAAGATGGCGCGCACCGCGTGGCGGCCGATCGTGGTCGGCCAGATCACCCCGGCCAGGGCGCTGGTATTCGCGCTGGCGCTGGCGGCATTGTCGATGGCGGTGCTGGTGCTGTGGGTCAACACGATCACCGCGGTGCTGACCTTCGCCTCGCTGATCGGCTACGCGATCGTCTACACCGTGTTCCTCAAGCGCGCGACGCCGCAGAACATCGTCATCGGCGGCATCGCCGGCGCGGCGCCGCCGCTGCTGGGCTGGGCCGCGGTGACCGGCATGCAGGGCGAGTGGGACTGGCCGCATGCCTTGCTGCTGGTGCTGATCATCTTCGTCTGGACGCCGCCGCACTTCTGGGCGCTGGCGATCTTCCGCCGCGAGGACTACGCGCGCGCGCTGGTGCCGATGCTGCCGGTGACGCATGGCGTCGAATACACCCGCTGGCAGATCCTGTTCTACACCGTGCTGCTGGTGGTGGTCAGCGTGCTGCCGGTGGTGTTCGGCATGAGCGGGCTGTTCTACCTCGGCGGCGCGTTGGTGCTCGGCCTGGTGTTCCTCGGGTACGCCTGGAGGCTGATGGACCCGCCGGACGAGCTCTACGCGATGAAGGTGTTCAACTACTCCATCGTCTACCTGATGGTGCTGTTCGCCTTCCTGCTGGTCGACCATTGGCTGTTGCCGTGGCTGCGGCCGGCAGCCGGGATCGGAATGCAGCCGGTGGGGTGA
- a CDS encoding putative bifunctional lysylphosphatidylglycerol flippase/synthetase: protein MSASPATRSASTWGGLLGGGGARLRLYSHAGLRLGTISRIVTFVFATNWLGYGVLAGTLLVSGLAPLPGGMTATVGLVVGLAMLATVVSYLLATVRWRHRTWQLRGHTFELPSPRLALLQLSLSVPNWLAIAAILFVLLRYQVDYPTLLGVVLLGAVAAAITHIPAGLGALEVIFLTLLGDRLSQAELLAALLAYRAIYYLAPPGIGRGQLLCPHRRHPGWAAPVLTTHDRHRLEQPGHPTGCIPIPAAGRSHGNSQWSTSRKANSTIR, encoded by the coding sequence TTGTCGGCTTCACCAGCTACGCGCTCGGCTTCAACCTGGGGCGGGCTGCTCGGCGGCGGCGGCGCGCGCCTGCGCCTGTATTCACATGCCGGCCTTCGGCTCGGCACCATCAGCCGCATCGTCACGTTCGTGTTTGCCACAAATTGGCTGGGATATGGTGTTCTGGCCGGAACCCTGCTCGTCTCCGGGCTGGCGCCATTGCCAGGCGGAATGACGGCCACCGTGGGGCTGGTCGTGGGTCTTGCGATGCTGGCGACGGTGGTTTCCTACCTGTTGGCCACTGTCCGCTGGCGCCATCGCACATGGCAGCTGCGCGGACATACGTTCGAGCTGCCTTCCCCGCGCCTGGCGCTGCTGCAGCTGTCCCTGTCGGTGCCGAACTGGCTGGCGATCGCCGCGATCCTGTTCGTGCTTCTGCGCTATCAGGTCGACTATCCGACGCTGCTCGGGGTGGTCCTGCTCGGCGCCGTCGCAGCCGCCATCACGCATATTCCGGCCGGACTGGGTGCGCTGGAGGTCATCTTCCTGACCCTGCTGGGAGATCGCCTGTCGCAGGCGGAACTGCTCGCGGCGCTGTTGGCCTATCGCGCGATCTACTACCTCGCCCCCCCTGGCATTGGCCGTGGCCAGCTACTTTGCCCTCACCGTCGGCACCCGGGATGGGCGGCGCCAGTCCTGACCACACATGACCGGCATCGACTGGAGCAGCCCGGTCACCCCACCGGCTGCATTCCGATCCCGGCTGCCGGCCGCAGCCACGGCAACAGCCAATGGTCGACCAGCAGGAAGGCGAACAGCACCATCAGGTAG
- the clsB gene encoding cardiolipin synthase ClsB — MSRDGPWRAANRVTLLENGEAFFARAFSTIAAADHEVLLETFIFFEDKVGMELKRELVNAARRGVRVEVTVDGYGSPAFSPEFLEDMAEAGVTFRVFDPHRPLLGLRLHIFRRLHRKLLVVDGKRAFVGGINFAADHLGDFGPCSKQDYAVELEGPIVADIHDFVASAMGNDGSHWSHPRSGEVGTDGPGDAEALFLVRDNGSHSNDIERRYRAAIRAAQREIIIANAYFFPGYGLLRDLRHAARRGVRVSLIVQGEPDMPFAMLAARTLYRHLIADGVLIHEYCTRPFHGKVAVFDDEWATIGSSNLDPLSLSLNLEANVFIRDRAFNSELRERLQTLRDEHCQAIDPRSLPRRRMWHVPAPLLYHALRRFPAWAGLLPAHTPRVVQLAPPAEDSLEQ; from the coding sequence ATGAGCCGCGACGGCCCCTGGCGCGCGGCCAACCGCGTCACCTTGCTCGAGAACGGCGAGGCATTCTTCGCACGTGCGTTCAGTACGATCGCGGCGGCTGACCATGAGGTCCTGCTGGAGACTTTCATCTTCTTCGAGGACAAGGTGGGAATGGAGTTGAAACGCGAGCTGGTGAACGCGGCGCGCCGGGGAGTGCGTGTCGAAGTCACCGTCGACGGCTACGGGTCGCCCGCTTTCTCGCCCGAGTTCCTCGAGGACATGGCCGAAGCCGGGGTGACCTTCCGCGTCTTCGATCCCCATCGTCCGCTGCTCGGCCTGCGCCTGCACATCTTCCGACGCCTGCACCGCAAGTTGCTGGTGGTGGACGGAAAACGAGCGTTCGTCGGCGGCATCAACTTCGCTGCCGACCATCTCGGTGATTTCGGACCGTGCTCCAAGCAGGATTACGCGGTGGAGCTGGAGGGACCGATCGTGGCCGATATCCACGACTTCGTCGCCTCCGCCATGGGCAACGATGGCTCGCACTGGTCGCATCCACGCTCAGGCGAGGTCGGCACCGACGGGCCCGGCGATGCGGAGGCGCTTTTCCTGGTACGCGACAACGGCTCGCACTCGAACGACATCGAGCGCCGCTATCGCGCTGCCATACGCGCGGCGCAGCGCGAGATCATCATCGCCAACGCCTATTTCTTCCCGGGCTACGGCCTGTTGCGCGATCTGCGCCATGCCGCGCGGCGCGGGGTCCGGGTATCGCTGATCGTCCAGGGCGAGCCCGACATGCCGTTTGCGATGTTGGCGGCACGCACGCTGTACCGACACCTGATCGCCGACGGCGTGCTCATCCACGAATACTGCACGCGTCCGTTCCACGGCAAGGTCGCGGTGTTCGACGATGAGTGGGCCACGATCGGCTCCAGCAACCTCGACCCGCTCAGCCTTTCGCTGAACCTGGAAGCCAATGTCTTCATCCGGGACCGGGCCTTCAACAGCGAACTGCGCGAGCGGCTTCAGACCCTGCGTGACGAGCATTGCCAGGCGATCGATCCACGCAGCCTCCCCAGGCGCCGGATGTGGCACGTGCCGGCGCCCTTGCTGTACCACGCGCTGCGCCGCTTTCCCGCCTGGGCCGGCTTGTTGCCGGCGCATACTCCCCGCGTCGTGCAACTGGCACCGCCGGCCGAAGATTCGCTCGAGCAATGA
- a CDS encoding endonuclease/exonuclease/phosphatase family protein, with protein MLALNLLTANIHMGFSFSRRRFVLPELRDAIREVSADLVFLQEVLGAHSGHSQRQARWPEAPHYEFLADSLWPQFAYGRNAAYPAGHHGNALLSKFPIVRQRNRDVSIAGHENRGLLHCVLEIPGTSTEVHTLCVHLGLRASHRHRQLNLLCDIVDEEIPPSAPLVVAGDFNDWTCRGHALLSRCGLHEVFLTGQGRLARTFPARFPLLPLDRIYLRNAHAREMSVLSSRPWSHLSDHAALFARIEAQVPAPPSGGQS; from the coding sequence ATGCTCGCGCTCAATCTGCTCACCGCCAACATCCATATGGGTTTCAGCTTCTCGCGACGCCGGTTCGTGCTGCCCGAGTTGCGCGATGCGATACGCGAGGTCTCCGCCGACCTCGTGTTCCTCCAGGAAGTCCTGGGTGCGCACAGCGGACACTCGCAGCGCCAGGCACGGTGGCCTGAGGCGCCTCACTACGAGTTTCTCGCCGACAGCCTCTGGCCACAGTTCGCCTACGGCCGCAACGCGGCGTATCCGGCCGGACATCATGGCAACGCACTGCTTTCCAAGTTTCCGATCGTGCGGCAGCGGAACCGCGATGTGTCGATCGCCGGACACGAGAATCGCGGCCTGCTGCATTGCGTGCTCGAGATACCGGGCACCTCCACGGAGGTACACACGTTGTGCGTGCATCTCGGGCTGCGTGCGAGCCACCGCCACCGGCAACTGAACCTGCTGTGCGACATCGTCGATGAGGAGATCCCGCCCTCCGCACCGCTGGTGGTGGCGGGCGACTTCAACGATTGGACTTGCCGCGGCCATGCCCTGTTGTCGAGGTGCGGCCTGCACGAAGTCTTCCTCACCGGCCAGGGACGGCTTGCCCGTACCTTTCCTGCGCGATTCCCATTGCTGCCGCTCGACCGCATCTACCTGCGCAATGCGCATGCGCGCGAGATGTCGGTGCTGTCGTCGCGGCCCTGGTCGCACCTGTCCGATCATGCAGCCCTGTTCGCCCGCATCGAGGCGCAGGTCCCTGCCCCACCGTCCGGAGGGCAGTCATGA